Proteins from a genomic interval of Treponema brennaborense DSM 12168:
- a CDS encoding GldG family protein produces the protein MEDKLEPIDTDRRAVRPQRSGNSDSAVRGGNGRRTGGFARWFAGSRGDFILFVIAVVLLNLVCSRAFFRIDLTSARSYSLSPASRELVKTLDAPLSVKAFFSENLPAPYNSVEQYVRDLLAEYKGAANRHFSYEFYDVDKPENAELAAGYNIRPIQIQEIKNNEFGVKSAYMGLVLVYGDGMETLDGISSAEGFEYKLTTAMSRLISSVNTLAGLSGDVKLTLYVSSRLAPFGISGFDRIEQSVLDAYAAVKKQSSDKLTYQRVDPSPDEADSLAARYGLQTLSWKERDGTVHRGVIGAVLEYGDSFRQLPLYLSRTLFGGYAVAGLDELEQSLPETLKSLLAQSVEIGYVTGHGELDLNDTRSGAGVFTGLVSGSYTLKPLDLTADAIPAGLSTLMIAGPKTAFSEAELYKIDQFIMKGGNVMFLLDPFAEVAAQSYYEPSTFVPVETGLDRLLNAYGIAADKNYVMDAQCFESIQQGYGKTSLNFAPLIQKNGLNQKHVVSENLGYVLFLQAGSVRVLETADGGAHTVSILAQSSPESWTVSDNIVLNPLYVKPPAEGYTGREALALIAEGRFSSAFDRAPETADSETPGAANSAGSGDSALAVNDHLAQSVAGGKLFVAGSSLMLTPQMIDESGQQGIAFFMQNALDYLNGAPELCAMRTKGLSLDTLTFKNAAARKAAQVFNQYGVPALVALAGLIVWRLRVARRKKIRAGYAASDPRETDAVSETDNSGVAE, from the coding sequence ATGGAAGACAAATTGGAACCTATCGACACGGATCGGCGCGCCGTCAGGCCGCAACGATCCGGCAATTCGGATAGCGCCGTTCGCGGCGGAAACGGTCGCCGTACGGGCGGCTTTGCCCGTTGGTTTGCGGGCAGCCGCGGTGATTTCATATTGTTCGTGATAGCCGTCGTGCTGCTGAATCTGGTGTGCAGCCGCGCGTTTTTCAGAATCGATTTGACGTCCGCGCGCTCGTATTCGCTGTCTCCGGCGAGCCGCGAACTGGTGAAAACGCTCGACGCGCCGCTTTCGGTAAAAGCGTTTTTTTCGGAAAATCTGCCGGCGCCGTATAATTCGGTTGAACAGTACGTACGCGATCTGCTGGCCGAATACAAGGGCGCGGCGAATCGGCATTTTTCGTACGAGTTTTATGATGTGGATAAACCGGAAAACGCCGAACTTGCCGCCGGATACAATATCAGGCCGATACAGATTCAGGAAATAAAAAACAACGAATTCGGCGTGAAAAGCGCGTACATGGGACTGGTCCTCGTGTACGGCGACGGCATGGAAACGCTCGACGGCATTTCTTCCGCCGAGGGATTTGAATACAAACTGACGACGGCCATGTCGCGGCTGATTTCGTCGGTTAATACGCTCGCCGGTTTGAGCGGCGACGTAAAATTGACGCTGTACGTTTCGTCCCGGCTCGCGCCGTTCGGTATCAGCGGTTTCGACCGTATCGAACAGTCGGTGTTGGACGCGTACGCCGCCGTAAAAAAGCAGTCTTCGGATAAATTGACGTATCAGCGGGTCGATCCGTCGCCGGATGAAGCGGATTCGCTTGCCGCGCGGTACGGGCTGCAGACGCTTTCATGGAAGGAACGCGACGGTACCGTTCACCGCGGCGTTATCGGCGCCGTTCTCGAATACGGCGATTCGTTCCGGCAGCTTCCGCTGTATCTGTCGCGGACACTGTTCGGCGGATACGCGGTCGCGGGACTTGACGAACTTGAACAGTCGCTTCCCGAAACGCTGAAAAGTCTGCTCGCGCAGTCGGTCGAGATCGGATACGTAACCGGTCACGGCGAACTCGATTTGAACGATACCCGCAGCGGTGCCGGTGTTTTTACGGGGCTGGTTTCCGGATCGTATACGCTCAAACCGCTTGATCTGACTGCGGACGCGATTCCGGCGGGACTTTCGACGCTGATGATCGCCGGTCCAAAGACGGCGTTTTCCGAAGCGGAATTGTATAAAATCGATCAGTTTATCATGAAAGGCGGAAACGTCATGTTCCTGCTGGATCCGTTTGCCGAAGTCGCCGCTCAGTCGTATTACGAACCGTCGACGTTCGTTCCCGTTGAAACGGGGCTCGACCGGCTGCTGAACGCGTACGGAATTGCGGCGGATAAAAATTACGTTATGGACGCGCAGTGTTTTGAAAGCATTCAGCAAGGATACGGTAAAACGTCGCTGAATTTTGCACCGCTGATACAGAAAAACGGATTGAACCAGAAACACGTCGTTTCGGAAAATCTGGGATACGTGCTGTTTTTGCAGGCCGGCTCTGTTCGCGTTTTGGAAACGGCGGACGGCGGCGCGCACACCGTTTCGATTTTGGCGCAGTCTTCGCCCGAATCCTGGACGGTTTCCGATAATATCGTGCTCAATCCGCTGTACGTCAAGCCTCCCGCGGAAGGCTATACGGGACGCGAAGCGCTCGCGCTGATCGCAGAAGGCCGGTTTTCCAGTGCGTTCGATCGTGCACCCGAAACGGCGGATTCTGAAACGCCGGGTGCGGCGAATTCTGCCGGTTCGGGCGATTCGGCGCTTGCGGTGAACGACCATTTGGCACAAAGCGTTGCCGGCGGTAAACTGTTCGTTGCCGGGTCTTCGCTGATGCTGACGCCGCAGATGATAGACGAGTCGGGGCAGCAGGGAATTGCGTTTTTCATGCAGAACGCACTTGATTACTTGAACGGTGCGCCTGAATTGTGTGCAATGCGAACGAAAGGACTTTCGCTCGATACGCTGACGTTCAAAAACGCAGCGGCACGTAAAGCGGCGCAAGTATTCAACCAGTACGGTGTGCCCGCGCTCGTTGCGTTGGCCGGGCTTATCGTGTGGCGGCTGCGCGTTGCGCGGCGTAAAAAGATCCGCGCCGGATACGCGGCATCCGATCCCAGAGAGACGGACGCCGTATCGGAAACGGACAACAGCGGGGTGGCGGAATGA
- a CDS encoding DUF4340 domain-containing protein — MSTRKTVLVTLIGILAAIYAGQLVLSGRNQVRELTLGVEPDTVVIENVHGTVTLALKDGTWAVSGASAKGSEAAGSETSGSETSPDSFRAADSAAVDTVLRTAGMLKVLGTVSPDGDGSRYGFSDGKGIKVTLLTNGQAVRTLTVGKTSVTTQQTYVQLDGKKDVLLVSGNVPALLNKSADDFRSRKVYTLSAADIGGVTVTLGAASGAGAQSYALEKSGEPPRWQLVPDSDGSDLQSAVDAEKAASWIDSLAALNVVSWAPDNVVLPDSEEAAGTVTLAAASSGEVRTVRVTVFGKDNDGNYLCTSDAVPYAFYLSSYAAEKYLKPLSALAAD; from the coding sequence ATGAGTACTAGAAAAACAGTATTAGTGACTCTGATCGGAATTCTTGCGGCGATATACGCCGGTCAGCTCGTCCTTTCGGGCCGCAATCAGGTGCGCGAGCTTACGCTCGGCGTGGAGCCGGATACGGTCGTTATCGAAAACGTGCACGGTACGGTAACACTCGCCTTAAAAGACGGAACCTGGGCGGTATCCGGTGCTTCGGCAAAAGGCTCCGAGGCTGCGGGTTCCGAAACATCGGGTTCCGAAACGTCGCCGGATTCGTTCCGCGCGGCGGATTCGGCGGCGGTCGATACCGTTTTGCGTACGGCCGGTATGCTGAAGGTGTTGGGAACCGTTTCTCCGGACGGAGACGGTAGCCGGTACGGTTTTTCCGACGGAAAAGGAATAAAGGTAACGCTTCTCACGAACGGGCAGGCGGTGCGGACGCTTACGGTGGGAAAAACGTCTGTTACGACGCAGCAAACGTACGTGCAGCTTGACGGTAAAAAAGACGTGCTGCTCGTGTCGGGCAACGTTCCGGCGCTTTTGAACAAATCGGCGGATGATTTCAGAAGCCGGAAAGTCTACACGCTGTCCGCCGCGGATATCGGCGGCGTGACGGTAACGCTCGGAGCCGCTTCCGGCGCGGGCGCGCAATCGTACGCGCTTGAAAAGTCGGGCGAACCGCCGCGCTGGCAGCTCGTTCCGGATTCGGACGGTTCCGATTTGCAGTCGGCGGTGGATGCGGAAAAAGCCGCTTCCTGGATCGATTCGCTTGCCGCGCTGAACGTCGTTTCCTGGGCGCCGGACAACGTCGTTCTCCCCGATTCCGAGGAAGCGGCGGGTACCGTAACGCTCGCCGCGGCTTCTTCCGGAGAAGTGCGCACGGTTCGGGTTACCGTTTTCGGCAAAGACAACGACGGCAATTATTTGTGCACGTCCGACGCGGTGCCGTACGCGTTTTATCTTTCGTCGTATGCGGCGGAAAAATACCTGAAACCGCTTTCCGCGCTGGCCGCGGATTAG
- a CDS encoding mannitol dehydrogenase family protein: MKLTREGLKAETAWKEAGISLPSYDIAAVADRTKKAPKWVHFGAGNIFRIFIGGIADSLLESGNTDTGITCVETFDFDVADKIYAPYDNLVLAVTLKSDGSTDKRVLGSLTEAIKARSSVAAEWDRLKRIFTDPGLQMVSFTITEKGYALTGADGAYFPFIKTDIDNGPEKPVSAMAVVCALLNERYKAGGAPIAVVSMDNCSHNGEKLRRAIVTMADEWRKKGFTGEGFASYLTDEKRVAFPWSMIDKITPRPADSVCSELEKLGVEDMKPVITSKKTYIAPFVNAEGPQYLVIEDTFPNGRPPLEKAGVYMTDRETVNKVERMKVTTCLNPLHTALAVYGCVLGYTLIADEMKDAELRRLVHEIGLVEGMPVVTDPGILSPQKFADEVINVRIPNPFMPDTPQRIATDTSQKVGIRYGETIKSYVEKYGSAAKLKAIPLALAGWCRYLLARDDEGNPFELSPDPMIPDLTAQLAGITVGKPETYTGQLKPILSNAHIFGIDLYEAGIGGLIEAMFLEQIAAPHAVRATLKKYLA; the protein is encoded by the coding sequence ATGAAATTAACGCGTGAAGGATTGAAAGCCGAAACGGCATGGAAAGAAGCGGGGATTTCTCTTCCTTCCTATGATATCGCGGCAGTCGCCGACCGTACGAAAAAGGCGCCGAAGTGGGTACACTTCGGTGCGGGAAACATTTTCCGCATTTTTATCGGCGGCATTGCCGATTCGCTTCTTGAAAGCGGGAACACCGACACGGGCATCACCTGCGTGGAAACGTTCGACTTCGACGTAGCCGACAAAATCTACGCACCGTACGACAATCTGGTGCTGGCGGTTACGCTCAAATCCGACGGTTCTACGGATAAACGGGTGCTCGGTTCGCTCACCGAAGCGATTAAAGCCAGATCGTCCGTTGCCGCCGAATGGGACCGGCTGAAACGGATATTTACCGATCCGGGGCTGCAAATGGTTTCGTTCACCATTACCGAAAAAGGATACGCCTTAACCGGCGCGGACGGCGCTTACTTTCCGTTTATCAAAACGGACATCGACAACGGCCCTGAAAAACCCGTTTCGGCAATGGCGGTCGTCTGTGCGCTGCTGAACGAACGGTACAAAGCCGGCGGAGCGCCGATCGCCGTCGTCAGCATGGACAACTGTTCGCACAACGGTGAAAAACTGCGCCGCGCGATAGTTACGATGGCGGACGAATGGCGCAAAAAAGGATTCACCGGTGAAGGATTCGCTTCGTATCTTACCGATGAAAAACGGGTGGCGTTCCCGTGGTCGATGATCGATAAAATCACGCCGCGCCCGGCGGATTCCGTGTGCAGTGAACTTGAAAAACTCGGCGTTGAAGACATGAAACCGGTGATAACGTCAAAGAAAACGTATATCGCACCGTTCGTAAACGCCGAAGGGCCGCAGTATCTGGTTATTGAAGACACGTTCCCCAACGGGCGGCCGCCGCTCGAAAAAGCGGGCGTATATATGACCGACCGCGAAACGGTTAACAAAGTCGAACGCATGAAAGTAACCACGTGCCTGAATCCGCTGCACACCGCGCTCGCCGTATACGGCTGCGTCCTCGGATACACGCTCATCGCCGATGAAATGAAAGACGCCGAGCTGCGCCGATTGGTACACGAAATCGGCCTCGTCGAAGGAATGCCCGTCGTTACGGATCCGGGAATTCTGTCTCCGCAGAAGTTCGCCGACGAAGTTATCAACGTGCGCATTCCCAATCCGTTCATGCCCGACACGCCGCAGCGCATCGCGACCGACACGTCGCAGAAAGTCGGCATCCGCTACGGAGAAACGATCAAATCGTACGTTGAAAAATACGGCAGCGCGGCTAAACTGAAAGCAATCCCGCTCGCACTGGCCGGCTGGTGCCGGTATCTGCTCGCACGGGACGACGAAGGAAACCCGTTCGAGCTTTCTCCGGATCCGATGATTCCCGACCTGACCGCACAGCTCGCCGGCATAACGGTGGGAAAGCCCGAAACGTACACCGGACAGCTGAAACCGATCCTGTCGAACGCGCATATTTTCGGCATCGACCTGTATGAAGCGGGAATAGGCGGCCTGATAGAAGCGATGTTTCTGGAACAGATCGCCGCGCCGCACGCCGTCCGCGCGACGCTCAAAAAATACCTGGCGTAA
- the uxuA gene encoding mannonate dehydratase, with the protein MQMTMRWYGSKHDTVTLRQIRQTCYATGVISTLYGKMPGELWTPQEINALKAEIEAEGLTLSGIESVNVSDAIKTGGAARDKDIDAYIKTLENLGKADVRLVCYNFMPVFDWTRTELARVRADGSTVLAYSQAAVDKIDPANMFESISGDMNGTVMPGWEPERMAKIKDLFEMYKDTDAEALFANLKYFLDAIMPVCDKYDINMAIHPDDPAWSVFGLPRIITNMENIRRMMKMTDNPHNGVTFCAGSYGTNPDNDLPAMIRALKGRIHFAHVRNLKFNDGRNDFQESAHLSCDGSFDMYEIVKALYDIGFDGPIRPDHGRMIWGEKAMPGYGLYDRALGAAYIRGLWEAVEKQHARKQ; encoded by the coding sequence ATGCAAATGACGATGAGATGGTACGGCAGCAAACACGACACCGTTACCTTACGGCAGATCAGACAGACCTGCTACGCGACGGGAGTTATTTCCACTCTGTACGGTAAAATGCCCGGCGAATTATGGACGCCGCAGGAAATCAACGCGCTTAAAGCGGAAATCGAAGCGGAAGGCCTCACCCTTTCCGGCATAGAAAGCGTGAACGTCAGCGACGCCATCAAAACCGGCGGCGCGGCGCGCGATAAAGACATCGACGCGTACATTAAAACGCTTGAAAATCTGGGAAAAGCGGACGTGCGGCTGGTGTGCTATAATTTCATGCCGGTTTTCGATTGGACCAGAACCGAACTCGCCCGCGTCCGTGCCGACGGTTCCACCGTTCTGGCATATTCGCAGGCCGCCGTCGATAAAATCGATCCGGCGAACATGTTCGAGTCCATTTCGGGCGATATGAACGGAACCGTTATGCCCGGCTGGGAACCGGAACGTATGGCGAAAATCAAGGATCTGTTTGAAATGTACAAAGACACCGACGCCGAAGCGTTGTTCGCCAATCTCAAATATTTTCTCGACGCGATAATGCCGGTATGCGACAAATACGACATCAACATGGCGATCCATCCGGATGATCCGGCGTGGAGCGTCTTCGGACTGCCGCGCATCATTACGAATATGGAAAACATCCGGCGCATGATGAAAATGACCGATAATCCGCATAACGGCGTTACGTTCTGCGCAGGCTCGTACGGCACGAATCCGGACAACGACCTGCCGGCAATGATCCGCGCGCTGAAAGGCAGAATTCACTTTGCACACGTGCGCAATCTTAAATTTAACGACGGCAGAAACGATTTTCAGGAATCGGCGCACTTGAGCTGCGACGGTTCGTTCGACATGTACGAAATCGTCAAGGCATTATACGACATAGGATTCGACGGTCCCATCCGGCCCGACCACGGCCGCATGATATGGGGCGAAAAAGCCATGCCCGGATACGGATTGTACGACCGCGCGCTCGGCGCCGCCTACATTCGCGGATTATGGGAAGCCGTTGAAAAACAGCACGCCCGCAAGCAATAA
- a CDS encoding TRAP transporter large permease: MVTVYTVVFLASLVIGIMLGLPIAYSLILSAAATALSMGGSATNPQIVAAQLMRGTDSVTMMALPFFILVGELMNRGGLTKRIISFCNIFVGRVRGGLGYVTILACLMFASLVGSAVASTAALGAILIPMMVKSGYDRAKATGLLASANLVAPIMPPSVPMIVYGVTAGVSIKSLFLGGIAPAVYLTVIMCIVWFFVSKKDGIKEDTPKPTFKETVRCFIEGMWALFLPIIIIAGLRCGVFTATEAGVVAVVYALVIGLFVYRELKPRDIFKSFIGAAKMSAVVMFLAAAAQVAAYILTISRIPQLITQSLAPLVEHPMLLNFVLQVIIILMGTCVDVVPTILIMTPIMLPLLRAANINLVYFGVVFTLANVLGLTSPPVGPVLNVACATGKVKMDKLIPKVMPYYVLQIILVFLLIFIPQLITVPLQWIDG; encoded by the coding sequence ATGGTAACTGTATATACGGTCGTTTTTTTGGCGTCCCTCGTAATAGGAATAATGCTCGGATTACCCATCGCCTATTCGCTCATTTTAAGTGCGGCGGCAACGGCGCTTTCCATGGGCGGAAGCGCTACGAATCCGCAGATTGTTGCGGCGCAGCTCATGCGCGGAACCGATTCGGTCACCATGATGGCGCTGCCGTTTTTTATTTTAGTCGGTGAACTGATGAACCGCGGCGGACTGACCAAGCGGATCATTTCATTTTGCAATATTTTCGTCGGCCGCGTCCGCGGCGGACTCGGTTACGTAACTATCTTGGCATGTCTGATGTTCGCCAGTCTCGTCGGGTCGGCCGTCGCGAGCACCGCGGCGCTCGGCGCAATTCTGATCCCCATGATGGTTAAATCCGGATACGATCGGGCAAAGGCAACCGGACTGCTGGCGAGCGCAAACCTCGTGGCTCCGATCATGCCGCCGTCCGTTCCGATGATCGTGTACGGCGTTACCGCCGGCGTTTCCATCAAATCGCTGTTTTTAGGCGGAATCGCGCCCGCCGTGTATCTGACGGTCATCATGTGTATCGTCTGGTTTTTCGTTTCCAAAAAAGACGGCATCAAAGAAGACACACCGAAGCCCACGTTCAAAGAAACCGTCCGCTGTTTTATTGAAGGAATGTGGGCGCTGTTCCTGCCGATTATCATTATCGCCGGACTGCGTTGCGGCGTTTTTACCGCAACAGAGGCGGGCGTCGTCGCCGTCGTATACGCACTCGTGATCGGACTGTTCGTCTATCGGGAATTGAAACCGCGCGATATTTTCAAATCTTTTATCGGCGCGGCCAAAATGTCCGCAGTCGTCATGTTCCTCGCAGCGGCGGCACAGGTTGCCGCGTATATTCTGACAATCTCACGAATTCCGCAGCTCATCACGCAGTCGCTCGCGCCGCTCGTCGAACATCCGATGCTGCTCAACTTCGTGCTTCAGGTGATCATCATTCTGATGGGAACGTGCGTGGACGTCGTACCGACGATTCTGATCATGACGCCGATCATGTTACCGCTGCTGCGTGCGGCGAACATCAATCTGGTATATTTCGGCGTCGTCTTTACGCTCGCAAACGTACTCGGCCTGACCTCTCCGCCGGTAGGTCCGGTGCTGAACGTAGCTTGTGCGACCGGTAAAGTCAAAATGGACAAATTGATACCGAAAGTAATGCCGTATTATGTTCTTCAAATAATACTCGTATTCTTACTGATATTCATTCCGCAATTGATCACCGTTCCCCTTCAGTGGATAGACGGTTGA
- a CDS encoding TRAP transporter small permease, protein MKKIMDGLFKGIEILIAVFLAAMIILVFMNVVLRYVFNKGFVWSEEIARLCFIYLVYLGSIGAARDNRHLLIDTLLLKFPPVLQKIVYTLVQVCVIWLMGILATGSWGLILQNLNDKWVATHFPTYLVYASGLLTGAAIIIISIVNIIRLYVFKIPVVQLVSISEEEQEEEIAASAE, encoded by the coding sequence GTGAAAAAAATTATGGACGGCTTGTTCAAGGGAATTGAAATACTTATTGCGGTTTTTTTGGCAGCGATGATCATTCTGGTATTCATGAACGTCGTACTGCGATACGTATTTAACAAAGGCTTCGTGTGGTCGGAAGAAATCGCACGCCTGTGTTTCATTTATCTGGTATATTTGGGCTCGATAGGAGCTGCACGCGACAACAGGCATTTGCTTATAGACACACTGTTACTGAAATTTCCGCCCGTTCTGCAAAAAATCGTATACACGCTCGTACAAGTCTGCGTGATTTGGCTGATGGGAATACTCGCAACCGGAAGCTGGGGGCTCATTCTGCAAAACCTGAACGACAAATGGGTGGCAACGCATTTTCCCACGTATCTCGTATACGCTTCGGGACTGCTCACCGGGGCGGCGATCATCATCATTTCAATCGTAAACATTATCAGACTGTACGTTTTCAAAATTCCTGTCGTACAGCTCGTATCCATTTCGGAAGAGGAACAGGAAGAAGAAATTGCCGCAAGTGCGGAATGA
- a CDS encoding TRAP transporter substrate-binding protein, translating to MKLSMKKTLAAACILILGSASGAVFAAGGRDGGTSKYTLKVGDNWGATHPMGRAMASVFKTQVEEKTGGAVSVEIYSDGTLGNEGDLWNGVRNGTIEMAVVGTPFNQEWPVSMISDWPFLYRDLEHAHKVWTGTIAAELNAQFHAQFPTVYMLAWGPNSARTFTSNKKLTSVADFKGQKFRMPSNPIHVGIAQNLGASAQVIPLNELFSALETGVVDGQDNGMVTVLSQSFDQVQKYVYETNHIIATLEIIVSAPFFDKLPAEYRKIVTNAAKAAAETAWTEYIKSVDVDRKTLRDRGLTVTECTPEDQQLIISKIKPLTDKLYAEQTWAKDLTDKIKAY from the coding sequence ATGAAACTGTCAATGAAAAAAACACTCGCCGCTGCGTGCATTCTCATTTTGGGATCGGCATCGGGCGCCGTCTTTGCTGCCGGCGGCCGCGACGGAGGAACGTCAAAATACACGCTTAAAGTGGGCGACAACTGGGGCGCTACACATCCGATGGGCCGGGCGATGGCATCCGTATTCAAAACGCAGGTAGAAGAAAAAACCGGCGGCGCCGTCAGCGTTGAAATTTATTCCGACGGAACACTCGGAAACGAGGGCGACTTGTGGAACGGAGTACGCAACGGTACAATAGAAATGGCAGTCGTGGGAACGCCATTCAATCAGGAATGGCCGGTAAGTATGATTTCCGACTGGCCCTTTCTGTACCGCGATCTGGAACACGCACATAAAGTCTGGACAGGAACGATTGCGGCGGAACTGAACGCACAGTTTCACGCGCAGTTTCCCACCGTATACATGCTCGCCTGGGGCCCCAACAGTGCGCGTACGTTCACCAGTAACAAAAAACTCACCAGCGTGGCCGATTTTAAAGGACAAAAATTCCGTATGCCGTCCAATCCGATTCACGTCGGAATCGCGCAGAACCTCGGTGCGAGTGCGCAAGTCATTCCGCTGAACGAATTGTTTTCCGCACTGGAAACGGGCGTCGTCGACGGACAGGACAACGGCATGGTTACCGTGTTGAGCCAGAGCTTCGATCAGGTACAGAAATACGTCTATGAAACGAATCATATTATCGCGACGCTTGAAATCATCGTAAGCGCGCCGTTCTTTGACAAATTGCCCGCCGAATATCGGAAGATCGTCACGAACGCAGCGAAAGCGGCCGCTGAAACGGCATGGACGGAATACATCAAGAGCGTGGACGTTGACCGCAAAACGCTGCGCGACAGAGGTTTGACCGTTACCGAATGCACTCCCGAAGACCAGCAGCTCATCATCAGCAAAATCAAACCGCTGACCGACAAACTGTACGCGGAACAGACCTGGGCCAAAGATCTGACCGATAAGATCAAGGCTTACTAA
- a CDS encoding zinc-binding alcohol dehydrogenase family protein: MKAVQIVKPGELQVIDMEEPVLNAADNVLIKMTAAGICGSDVGIYHGTNAAATYPRIIGHEMVGRVVRTGPGVTAVKPGDRVIVNQVTSCGTCYPCRKGRGNVCDRLKVRGVHIDGGYREYIAVPESDCYVLPDSVSDADAVMIEPTTIAIQSCTRAELVKDDMLLLFGSGALGSSILKIARLRCDTIIVADVVESKLEAARKNGATRTINVLTEDLTEKVKEYTDGHGATVSIDAVCSADSLLKLLEATGNAGRVITMGFSTAATQINQFVVTSKELDVRGSRLQNRMFGKAIDLIVRGELDLNGSVSHTFALADAQKAFDFIDSHDPSIRKIVLTFDE; encoded by the coding sequence ATGAAAGCAGTACAGATTGTAAAACCGGGCGAATTGCAAGTAATCGACATGGAAGAACCGGTATTGAATGCGGCGGACAATGTTCTTATAAAAATGACGGCCGCGGGTATCTGCGGTTCCGACGTCGGAATTTATCACGGTACGAACGCAGCCGCCACGTATCCGCGGATCATCGGCCATGAAATGGTCGGCCGCGTCGTACGGACCGGCCCCGGCGTAACCGCGGTAAAACCTGGCGACAGGGTTATCGTGAATCAAGTTACCAGCTGCGGAACGTGCTATCCGTGCCGGAAAGGACGCGGCAACGTGTGCGACCGGCTGAAAGTCCGCGGCGTGCACATCGACGGCGGCTACCGCGAATACATCGCGGTTCCCGAATCGGACTGCTACGTGCTGCCCGATTCCGTTTCCGACGCGGACGCGGTTATGATTGAACCGACGACGATTGCTATTCAGTCCTGTACGCGCGCGGAATTGGTAAAAGACGATATGCTGCTGCTGTTCGGGTCAGGAGCGCTCGGCAGTTCGATTTTGAAAATTGCCCGGCTGCGGTGCGATACGATTATCGTGGCGGACGTGGTTGAGTCAAAGCTCGAAGCCGCGCGCAAAAACGGCGCGACCCGCACGATCAACGTTCTCACTGAAGATTTGACCGAAAAAGTCAAAGAATATACCGACGGTCACGGCGCGACCGTTTCCATCGACGCCGTGTGCAGCGCCGACTCGCTGCTGAAACTGCTTGAAGCGACGGGAAACGCCGGCCGCGTTATCACCATGGGATTTTCCACCGCGGCGACTCAAATAAATCAATTCGTCGTTACCTCGAAAGAGCTGGACGTGCGGGGTTCCCGCTTACAGAACCGGATGTTCGGTAAGGCGATCGACCTTATCGTCCGGGGCGAACTCGACTTGAACGGAAGCGTTTCCCACACGTTCGCGCTTGCGGACGCGCAGAAAGCGTTCGATTTTATCGATTCGCACGATCCGTCAATCCGGAAAATCGTACTTACGTTTGACGAATGA
- a CDS encoding zinc-binding alcohol dehydrogenase family protein, with protein MKAIKIEKPWEVSLVELSEPVPENGQALIKVKAAGICGSDIGAFRGTNGLVSYPRVIGHEIAGEIVSINGEPAGFKPGDKVVVDPYLYCGSCYPCSIGRTNCCTSLNVLGVHVDGGMSEYFCHPTHMLTKIPDGMTWEQAAMAEPLTISLHGIHRGGLSAGEYCAIIGAGPIGLVAGMVAQAYGAHAILLDLVQERLDFAASLGIEFTVNSGTEDAAARIRDITGGTMAQQVMECSGSNVGIRSSLDFVSHAGRITLTGWPKRETSLPTDLITKKEIDIRGARTSVGEFAEALELISSKRVDMLKILTKTVRLEQVPETLADIEKNPENYMKVVVLTE; from the coding sequence ATGAAAGCGATTAAAATTGAAAAACCGTGGGAAGTTTCCCTCGTCGAATTGTCCGAACCCGTTCCCGAAAACGGACAGGCGCTGATAAAAGTAAAAGCTGCCGGTATCTGCGGAAGCGATATCGGTGCGTTCCGCGGAACAAACGGACTGGTGTCGTATCCGCGCGTCATCGGGCATGAAATTGCCGGAGAAATCGTGTCGATTAACGGAGAGCCGGCCGGATTCAAACCGGGCGATAAAGTCGTCGTGGATCCGTATCTGTACTGCGGCAGCTGCTATCCGTGCAGCATCGGGCGGACGAACTGCTGTACGAGTCTGAACGTACTTGGCGTGCACGTCGACGGCGGTATGTCCGAATACTTCTGTCATCCGACGCATATGCTGACGAAGATTCCTGACGGCATGACGTGGGAACAGGCGGCGATGGCTGAGCCGCTGACCATTTCGCTGCACGGAATTCATCGCGGCGGACTGAGCGCCGGCGAATACTGCGCGATTATCGGTGCGGGTCCCATTGGTCTGGTAGCGGGAATGGTTGCGCAGGCGTACGGCGCGCACGCGATTTTACTCGACTTGGTTCAGGAACGGCTGGATTTTGCGGCTTCGCTCGGTATCGAGTTCACCGTTAATTCCGGAACGGAAGACGCTGCGGCGCGCATCCGCGACATTACCGGCGGCACGATGGCACAGCAGGTGATGGAGTGCAGCGGCTCGAACGTCGGGATCAGAAGTTCGCTCGACTTCGTCAGCCACGCCGGGCGAATCACGCTGACCGGCTGGCCGAAGCGCGAAACGTCGCTGCCGACCGATCTTATCACAAAAAAGGAAATCGATATCCGCGGCGCCCGCACGAGTGTCGGCGAATTCGCCGAAGCGCTTGAACTCATCTCGAGTAAAAGAGTCGACATGCTGAAAATTCTGACGAAAACGGTTCGTTTGGAACAAGTGCCCGAAACACTCGCCGATATCGAAAAAAATCCCGAAAACTATATGAAAGTGGTTGTCCTGACGGAATGA